A section of the Citrobacter farmeri genome encodes:
- a CDS encoding GNAT family N-acetyltransferase, whose translation MSIRFASKEDCAAIAEIYNHAVLHTAAIWNDQTVDASNRIAWYEARQALGYPVLVSTEGDVVTGYASFGDWRNFDGFRHTVEHSVYVHPDHQGKGLGRQLLSRLIEEARRCGKHVMVAGIESQNHASLHLHETLGFNTTAQMPQVGTKFGRWLDLTFMQLQLDDRREPDARG comes from the coding sequence ATGTCTATTCGATTCGCCAGCAAAGAGGACTGTGCCGCCATCGCAGAGATCTATAACCATGCGGTATTGCACACGGCAGCCATCTGGAACGACCAGACGGTTGATGCCAGTAACCGCATCGCATGGTATGAAGCACGGCAGGCGCTAGGCTATCCGGTGCTGGTAAGCACGGAAGGTGACGTTGTCACGGGTTACGCTTCGTTTGGTGACTGGCGCAACTTTGATGGCTTCCGCCATACCGTCGAACATTCGGTTTATGTCCATCCGGATCACCAGGGGAAAGGTCTGGGACGCCAGTTATTGAGCCGGTTAATCGAAGAAGCCCGCCGCTGTGGTAAACATGTGATGGTTGCCGGTATCGAGTCGCAGAACCACGCCTCATTGCACCTGCACGAAACGCTCGGGTTTAACACTACCGCGCAGATGCCGCAGGTGGGCACTAAATTTGGTCGCTGGTTGGATCTGACCTTTATGCAGTTACAGCTTGACGATCGCCGTGAACCGGACGCTCGCGGATGA
- a CDS encoding YncE family protein produces MHFRHLFSPRLRSSLLLGSLLVASSFSAQAAEEMLRKGVGKGAYEMALSQQENALWLATSQSRKLDKGGIVYRLDPVTLEVTQVIHNDLKPFGATINNTTQTLWFGNTVNSAVTAIDAKTSEVKGRLVLDARKRSEDVRPLQPRELVVDEATNTVYITGLGKESVIWVVDGEKIALKETIQNTGKMSTGLAIDSQAKRLYTTNADGEFITIDTASNKILSRKKLLDDGKEHFFINLSLDTAGHRAFVTDSKAAEVLVVDTRNGNVLAKVAAPESLAVLFNPTRNEAYVTHRQAGKVSVIDAKSYKVVKTFDTPTFPNSLALSADGKTLYVSVKQKSTREQEATQPDDVIRIAL; encoded by the coding sequence ATGCATTTTCGTCATCTGTTTTCACCGCGCCTGCGGAGTTCATTGCTGTTAGGTTCACTGCTGGTTGCCTCTTCATTCAGCGCCCAGGCCGCAGAAGAAATGCTGCGTAAAGGCGTGGGCAAAGGCGCCTACGAAATGGCCTTGAGTCAGCAGGAAAACGCGCTGTGGCTGGCTACCTCGCAGAGCCGCAAATTAGACAAAGGCGGCATCGTCTATCGCCTTGACCCAGTGACGCTGGAAGTCACGCAGGTCATTCATAACGATCTCAAGCCGTTTGGCGCCACCATCAACAATACGACCCAGACGCTGTGGTTCGGCAACACGGTGAACAGTGCGGTGACGGCCATTGATGCGAAAACGAGTGAAGTAAAAGGGCGACTGGTTCTTGATGCCCGTAAGCGCTCAGAAGATGTGCGTCCGTTGCAGCCGCGTGAACTGGTTGTCGATGAAGCGACCAACACGGTTTATATCACCGGTCTTGGCAAAGAGAGCGTAATTTGGGTGGTTGATGGCGAAAAAATTGCGCTGAAAGAGACGATTCAGAATACCGGTAAGATGAGCACCGGTCTGGCAATCGACAGCCAGGCGAAACGTCTGTATACCACCAATGCCGACGGCGAATTCATTACCATTGATACCGCATCCAACAAAATCCTCAGCCGTAAAAAACTGCTGGATGACGGTAAAGAGCACTTCTTCATTAACCTGAGCCTCGATACCGCGGGTCATCGCGCATTTGTTACCGACTCAAAAGCGGCCGAAGTGCTGGTCGTTGATACCCGTAACGGCAACGTGCTGGCGAAAGTTGCCGCGCCGGAATCGCTGGCCGTTCTGTTTAACCCAACGCGCAACGAAGCATACGTCACGCACCGTCAGGCAGGTAAAGTAAGCGTGATTGACGCGAAGAGCTACAAAGTCGTGAAAACGTTTGATACGCCGACCTTCCCGAACAGCCTGGCGCTGTCAGCCGATGGCAAAACGCTGTACGTGAGCGTGAAGCAGAAATCCACTCGTGAGCAAGAAGCCACCCAGCCGGATGATGTGATTCGTATCGCCCTGTAA
- a CDS encoding YdcY family protein: protein MSHLDEVSARVDAAIDEGVIIHMNELLITLSEDAQLSREDRYTQQQRLRTAIAHHGRQHKEDMEARREQLTKGGTIL, encoded by the coding sequence ATGTCGCACCTGGATGAGGTCAGCGCCCGTGTCGATGCCGCCATTGATGAGGGCGTCATTATCCATATGAATGAACTGCTGATTACCCTGAGCGAGGACGCGCAGTTAAGTCGTGAAGATCGCTACACGCAGCAGCAGCGGTTAAGAACGGCTATTGCGCATCATGGTCGTCAGCATAAGGAAGATATGGAAGCGCGCCGCGAACAACTCACGAAAGGCGGCACGATTCTTTAA
- a CDS encoding helix-turn-helix domain-containing protein, producing MNTIEDSINQRISARIRIERESRSWSLTELAERAGVSRAMIHKIERGESSPTATLLGRLSGAFGISMSTLIARAEMQEGKLSRFADQPVWHDPQSHYLRRHVSPRSDLPIDLVQIELPAGSDIPMPASSYVHARQLIWLQQGELVFVEGDTRHEMKAGDCLELGPPNDCRFLNETTQSCVYLVVRLNQAGS from the coding sequence ATGAATACTATTGAAGACAGCATAAATCAACGAATCAGTGCAAGAATTCGCATTGAACGAGAGTCCCGCAGTTGGTCGCTTACCGAACTGGCCGAACGGGCGGGTGTGTCGCGCGCAATGATCCATAAAATTGAACGTGGTGAAAGCAGTCCAACGGCGACGCTGCTCGGCAGACTCTCCGGCGCGTTTGGCATCAGTATGTCCACGCTGATTGCCCGTGCCGAAATGCAGGAGGGCAAACTGTCCCGTTTCGCCGACCAGCCTGTCTGGCATGACCCGCAGAGTCACTATCTGCGCCGCCATGTGTCACCGCGTAGCGATCTGCCGATCGATCTGGTGCAAATTGAATTGCCAGCGGGTAGCGATATCCCGATGCCGGCATCATCGTATGTTCATGCCCGGCAACTGATCTGGCTGCAGCAGGGTGAACTGGTGTTTGTTGAAGGGGATACGCGTCACGAGATGAAGGCGGGAGACTGCCTGGAACTGGGGCCGCCGAATGACTGTCGCTTTCTCAATGAGACGACGCAATCCTGCGTTTACCTCGTTGTGCGCTTAAACCAGGCCGGGAGTTAA
- a CDS encoding SrfA family protein — protein sequence MAKTLLRSGNLDDYQAVGGGGQAVFDSALQIRETLRLRKQQAMADCLAIPQVNDSGDRVDWYSPVEGTSIAWKAADEEARFRALRYLSATLESAASLSRKSLQSGKTSLQLFGSLLEKAVQFPGENHVFLVDGKPVITFWGFINLNANIREDVLECLRIEEAPEPEIHIAPEPVEEAVPEVTFAQADEPLLSAPIVPVSEPEPVVVPQPVPVIEEEKVTPAPVKPPRRLPLWSLPVAAVIVAAIAAPLLWKSQTPAIVTEVVNVPQPAMAPLPMLAVSLPLHQAEVIAPMKKDKPADEPVVIAAIPKDALVMDANQMKAGTTRFLNGNWRVMVEVKDPVTGKTPSLRYQIQNNKGTARVVHGDNIVCRADLFSGLHQSGELMIKSRGNARCTDGSRYPMPEITCKAGANDVAACTARFDAKAAIPLTFKKIGA from the coding sequence GTGGCAAAAACACTCTTGCGCAGCGGCAATCTGGATGATTATCAGGCCGTCGGCGGCGGCGGTCAGGCCGTCTTTGATTCAGCACTACAAATTCGTGAAACGCTCCGTCTGCGTAAACAGCAGGCGATGGCGGATTGTCTCGCCATTCCGCAAGTCAACGACAGCGGCGATCGGGTTGACTGGTATTCCCCCGTTGAAGGGACATCCATCGCATGGAAAGCCGCCGATGAAGAGGCGCGCTTTCGCGCCCTGCGCTATCTCTCTGCTACGCTGGAAAGCGCCGCATCGCTGAGCCGCAAAAGCCTGCAGTCCGGTAAAACCTCACTGCAACTGTTTGGTTCGCTGCTGGAAAAGGCCGTCCAGTTTCCTGGGGAGAATCACGTCTTCCTGGTCGATGGCAAACCGGTCATTACCTTCTGGGGATTTATCAACCTCAATGCGAACATCCGCGAGGATGTGCTGGAATGCCTGCGTATCGAGGAAGCGCCTGAACCGGAGATTCACATTGCGCCAGAACCTGTCGAAGAGGCGGTTCCTGAGGTGACATTTGCCCAGGCGGACGAACCGCTGCTCTCCGCGCCGATAGTGCCGGTCAGCGAACCAGAACCGGTGGTTGTGCCGCAGCCGGTTCCTGTAATTGAAGAAGAAAAAGTGACGCCTGCCCCGGTCAAACCACCGCGTCGCCTGCCGCTGTGGAGCCTGCCTGTTGCTGCGGTAATCGTCGCCGCCATTGCCGCGCCGCTGTTATGGAAATCACAAACGCCAGCCATTGTGACAGAAGTGGTCAATGTCCCGCAGCCGGCAATGGCCCCCCTGCCAATGCTCGCCGTTTCATTGCCATTGCATCAGGCGGAAGTCATTGCGCCAATGAAAAAAGACAAACCCGCCGATGAGCCAGTGGTCATTGCCGCTATTCCGAAAGACGCGCTGGTGATGGATGCAAATCAGATGAAGGCTGGCACCACCCGCTTCCTCAACGGAAACTGGCGCGTCATGGTGGAGGTGAAAGATCCCGTCACCGGCAAGACGCCGTCCCTGCGCTATCAGATCCAGAACAATAAAGGCACAGCGCGCGTGGTTCACGGCGATAACATCGTCTGCCGCGCGGATCTCTTCTCCGGGTTGCATCAGAGTGGGGAATTAATGATTAAGAGTCGCGGCAATGCGCGCTGCACCGACGGTTCACGCTATCCGATGCCAGAAATCACCTGTAAAGCCGGGGCCAATGATGTCGCCGCCTGTACCGCCCGCTTTGATGCGAAAGCCGCGATCCCGTTGACGTTCAAAAAGATAGGTGCCTGA
- the pqqU gene encoding TonB-dependent receptor PqqU has protein sequence MKIISARHTAVPALFLPLVFSSPVMADDTTDAQTMIVSASSQAISELDTPAAVSVVDGDEMRLAAPRINLSESLTRVPGLQVQNRQNYAQDLQISMRGFGSRSTYGVRGIRLYVDGIPATMPDGQGQTSNIDLSSVQNVEVLRGPFSALYGNASGGVMNVTTQTGQQPPTIEASSYYGSFGSWRYGLKATGVLGDGTQPGDVDYTVSTTRFTTHGYRDRSGAQKNLANAKLGVRLDDDSKLSLIFNSVDIKADDPGGLSESEWREDPQQSPRAEQYHTRKTIKQTQAGLRYERQVSTHDDLSVMMYAGERETTQYQSIPITPQLRPSHAGGVIALQRHYQGIDSRWTHRGELGVPVTFTTGLNYENMSENRKGYNNYRLNNGVPAYGQKGSLRRDERNLMWNVDPYLQTQWQLTDKLSLDAGVRYSSVWFDSNDHYVTPGNGDDSGDARYHQWLPAGSLKYALTEAWNVYLAAGRGFETPTINELSYRADGQSGMNFGLKPSTNDTVEIGSKTRLGDGLLTAALFQTDTDDELVVDSSSGGRTTYKNAGKTRRQGAELAWDQRIAGNWRLNASWTWLDATYRSNVCRDRNCNGNRMPGIARNMGFASLGYVPDEGWYAGADARYMGDIMADDENTAKAPSYTVVGLNTGYKFSLSSLTVDVFGRVDNLFDKEYVGSVIVNESNGRYYEPAPGRNYGVGVNLAWHF, from the coding sequence ATGAAGATTATTTCCGCACGACATACCGCAGTTCCCGCACTTTTTCTCCCGCTCGTGTTCTCATCGCCGGTGATGGCTGATGACACTACCGATGCCCAGACAATGATCGTCAGCGCTTCATCGCAGGCGATATCAGAACTGGACACCCCCGCAGCCGTCAGCGTCGTTGACGGCGATGAAATGCGTCTGGCAGCGCCGCGCATCAACCTGTCAGAATCGCTGACCCGCGTGCCGGGACTTCAGGTGCAAAACCGGCAAAACTATGCGCAGGATTTGCAGATTTCGATGCGCGGATTCGGCTCCCGCTCCACCTATGGGGTCCGCGGTATCCGCCTGTATGTGGACGGCATTCCCGCCACCATGCCGGACGGTCAGGGGCAAACATCGAACATTGATCTCAGCAGCGTGCAGAACGTCGAAGTGCTGCGCGGGCCCTTCTCCGCACTGTATGGCAATGCCTCAGGTGGGGTGATGAATGTCACCACCCAAACCGGTCAGCAACCACCGACCATAGAGGCGAGCAGCTATTACGGCAGCTTCGGTAGCTGGCGTTATGGGCTGAAGGCCACAGGCGTACTGGGAGATGGCACCCAGCCAGGTGATGTGGATTACACCGTGTCCACCACCCGCTTTACCACCCACGGCTATCGCGACCGCAGCGGCGCGCAGAAAAATCTGGCGAACGCAAAGTTGGGCGTACGCCTTGATGACGACAGTAAACTGAGCCTGATTTTTAACAGTGTCGACATTAAAGCCGACGATCCGGGCGGTCTCAGCGAGTCGGAATGGCGAGAGGATCCGCAGCAGTCCCCTCGCGCTGAGCAATACCATACGCGCAAAACCATCAAACAGACTCAGGCCGGATTGCGCTATGAGCGTCAGGTCAGCACACACGATGATCTGAGTGTCATGATGTACGCCGGAGAGCGCGAAACCACACAGTACCAGTCCATTCCCATCACGCCCCAGCTTCGACCGTCACATGCCGGCGGCGTGATCGCCCTGCAGCGCCATTATCAGGGCATCGACAGTCGCTGGACGCATCGAGGTGAACTGGGCGTGCCCGTGACCTTCACGACGGGTCTTAACTACGAGAACATGAGCGAAAACCGCAAAGGCTATAACAACTATCGCCTGAACAACGGCGTGCCGGCGTACGGACAAAAAGGCAGTCTGCGCCGCGACGAACGCAACCTGATGTGGAACGTTGATCCCTATCTGCAAACCCAGTGGCAGTTGACTGACAAACTCTCACTGGATGCCGGTGTGCGCTACAGTTCCGTGTGGTTCGATTCCAACGATCATTACGTCACGCCAGGTAATGGCGATGACAGCGGTGATGCCCGCTACCATCAGTGGCTACCTGCCGGTTCGTTAAAGTACGCCTTAACCGAGGCGTGGAACGTCTATCTCGCCGCAGGCCGTGGTTTTGAAACGCCAACCATCAATGAGCTTTCCTACCGCGCTGATGGGCAAAGCGGGATGAATTTTGGCCTCAAGCCCTCGACCAACGATACGGTAGAAATCGGGAGTAAAACCCGGCTCGGTGACGGGTTGTTGACGGCGGCCCTCTTCCAGACCGACACCGATGACGAACTGGTGGTTGATTCCAGCAGCGGTGGACGCACAACCTATAAAAATGCCGGTAAGACGCGTCGCCAGGGCGCGGAACTCGCCTGGGATCAACGTATTGCCGGAAACTGGCGGTTAAACGCCTCATGGACCTGGCTGGATGCCACTTATCGCAGTAACGTCTGTCGCGATCGGAACTGCAACGGTAACCGGATGCCCGGCATCGCGCGGAACATGGGGTTTGCTTCGCTGGGCTACGTGCCTGATGAAGGCTGGTACGCGGGTGCCGATGCGCGCTATATGGGTGATATCATGGCTGATGATGAGAATACCGCCAAAGCACCGTCTTATACCGTCGTCGGTCTGAATACCGGGTATAAATTCAGCCTCAGCAGTCTGACGGTGGACGTGTTTGGTCGTGTCGATAATCTGTTCGACAAAGAGTATGTCGGCTCAGTCATCGTGAATGAATCGAATGGCCGCTACTACGAACCTGCCCCAGGACGAAACTACGGGGTTGGCGTCAACCTGGCCTGGCATTTTTAG
- a CDS encoding NADP-dependent oxidoreductase: MTQQTDRNRRWVLASRPHGAPVAENFRLEEDDIAIPGEGQVLLRTIYLSLDPYMRGRMSDEPSYSPPVEIGGVMVGGTVSRVVTSNHPDYKPGEWVLSYSGWQDYDISDGTGLVKLGDRPENPSWALGVLGMPGFTAYMGLLDIGQPKEGETLVVAAATGPVGATVGQIGKLKGCRVVGVAGGAEKCRHATDVLGFDVCLDHHASDFAEQLAKACPQGIDVYYENVGGKVFDAVLPLLNTSARIPLCGLVSGYNATHLPAGPDRLPLLMATLLKKRIRMQGFIIGQDYGHRIHEFQQEMGRWVKEGKIHYREQITDGLENAPQTFIGLLTGKNFGKVVIRLADDA; the protein is encoded by the coding sequence ATGACTCAACAAACAGACCGTAATCGTCGCTGGGTGCTGGCATCCAGGCCGCATGGTGCACCGGTGGCGGAGAATTTCCGTCTTGAAGAGGACGACATCGCGATACCTGGTGAAGGTCAGGTTTTACTGCGTACGATTTATCTGTCGCTCGACCCGTATATGCGCGGACGCATGAGCGATGAACCGTCATACTCGCCGCCGGTCGAGATAGGTGGTGTGATGGTTGGCGGCACCGTTAGTCGTGTAGTGACGTCAAATCACCCAGATTATAAGCCGGGTGAATGGGTTCTGAGCTACAGTGGCTGGCAGGATTATGATATCTCTGACGGCACGGGGCTGGTGAAGCTCGGCGATCGTCCTGAGAACCCGTCATGGGCGCTTGGCGTGCTGGGGATGCCCGGATTCACCGCCTATATGGGGTTGCTGGACATCGGTCAGCCAAAAGAGGGTGAGACGCTGGTCGTGGCGGCCGCAACCGGTCCGGTTGGTGCAACGGTTGGGCAAATTGGCAAATTGAAAGGGTGTCGCGTCGTGGGCGTGGCTGGCGGTGCAGAAAAATGCCGTCATGCCACTGATGTGCTGGGCTTTGATGTTTGTCTGGATCACCATGCCAGCGACTTTGCGGAACAACTGGCGAAAGCCTGCCCACAAGGTATCGATGTTTACTACGAAAACGTGGGCGGGAAAGTGTTTGATGCGGTGCTGCCGTTGCTGAATACTTCGGCGCGGATCCCTCTTTGTGGTCTGGTCAGCGGTTATAACGCGACCCATTTGCCGGCGGGTCCCGACAGACTGCCGTTGCTGATGGCGACCCTGCTGAAGAAACGGATCCGTATGCAGGGGTTTATTATCGGCCAGGACTATGGTCACCGCATTCACGAATTCCAGCAGGAAATGGGACGCTGGGTGAAAGAGGGGAAAATCCACTATCGCGAGCAGATAACTGACGGACTGGAGAACGCGCCGCAAACCTTTATCGGCCTGCTGACCGGTAAAAACTTTGGCAAAGTGGTGATACGTCTGGCCGACGACGCGTAA
- a CDS encoding DMT family transporter, whose protein sequence is MNQSLTLAFLIAAGIGLVVQNTLMVRITQTSSTILIAMLLNSLVGIVLFVSMLWFKQGAAGFGELVASVRWWTLIPGLLGSFFVFASISGYQHVGAATTIAVLVASQLIGGLVLDIFRSHGVPLRALIGPVCGAVMLVVGAWLVARRQF, encoded by the coding sequence ATGAACCAGTCACTCACCCTCGCCTTTCTGATCGCCGCTGGCATCGGTCTGGTGGTACAAAACACCCTGATGGTGCGGATTACGCAAACCTCATCGACCATCCTGATCGCGATGTTGCTGAACTCGCTGGTCGGGATTGTGCTGTTTGTCAGCATGTTGTGGTTTAAACAGGGAGCGGCGGGATTTGGTGAACTGGTTGCCAGCGTGCGCTGGTGGACGCTGATCCCCGGTCTGTTGGGCTCGTTTTTCGTCTTCGCCAGCATCAGCGGTTACCAGCATGTTGGCGCCGCGACCACCATTGCGGTGCTGGTCGCCAGCCAGCTCATTGGCGGTCTGGTGCTGGATATTTTCCGTAGTCACGGCGTGCCGCTCAGAGCCTTAATCGGCCCGGTCTGCGGCGCCGTGATGCTGGTTGTGGGTGCCTGGTTGGTCGCCAGGCGCCAATTCTGA
- a CDS encoding ABC transporter substrate-binding protein: MSTGKTLLALALSAVLPTGAAFAANNDTLVYCSEASPESFNPQIASSGPSFVASSQVLYNRLINFDPVKNTPVPSLATDWTISEDGKTYTFTLRQGVKFNSNKFFKPTRDFNADDVIFSVLRQKEATHPYHNVSQGSYEYFNDVGFDKLIKEVKKVDDYHVQFVLSEPNAAFLADWGMDFASILSAEYADAMLKKGTPENVDNWPIGTGPYVLQQYKQDSQIRYLANPNYWDGEVPTKHLIFAITPNVQTRMAKLQTNECQIIPAPSPVQFDEIKKNKDLTLHAVEALNVGYLAFNTEKKPFDNVLVRQALNYATDKQAIVKAVFLGSAKVAKSPIPPNMMGFNPDLKDYAYDPEKAKALLKQAGQENGFEVTLWSMPVQRPYNPNSRRIAEMIQSDWAKVGVKAKIVSYEWGEYLSGMRKGEHDSALFGWMSDNGDPDNFADVLLGCNSIKTGSNAARWCDKEYDSLVQKAKLTSKPEARVKLYQQAQEIYYQQAPWIALANGKTFYATRSNVTGYSVSLMGSDFSKAKLN, encoded by the coding sequence ATGTCCACAGGGAAAACGCTGCTCGCACTGGCACTCAGTGCCGTGTTACCAACGGGTGCCGCATTCGCAGCCAACAACGACACCCTTGTCTATTGCTCGGAAGCCTCGCCAGAATCCTTTAACCCGCAAATTGCCAGTTCTGGCCCGTCGTTTGTCGCCAGTTCGCAGGTGCTGTACAACCGACTGATCAATTTCGACCCGGTAAAAAATACGCCGGTGCCGTCGCTGGCGACGGACTGGACGATTTCAGAGGATGGCAAAACCTACACCTTTACGCTGCGTCAGGGCGTGAAGTTCAACAGTAATAAGTTCTTCAAGCCGACCCGCGATTTCAACGCGGATGACGTCATTTTCTCCGTATTACGCCAGAAAGAGGCGACGCATCCGTACCACAATGTGTCGCAGGGCAGCTACGAATATTTTAATGACGTGGGCTTCGATAAGCTGATTAAAGAGGTGAAAAAGGTCGACGATTACCACGTGCAGTTTGTGCTCAGTGAGCCTAACGCCGCGTTCCTTGCCGACTGGGGAATGGATTTTGCCTCCATTCTTTCTGCGGAATACGCCGATGCCATGCTGAAAAAAGGGACACCGGAAAACGTCGATAACTGGCCGATCGGCACCGGTCCGTACGTCCTGCAACAGTACAAACAGGACTCACAGATTCGCTATCTGGCGAACCCGAATTACTGGGACGGTGAGGTGCCGACAAAGCATCTGATCTTCGCCATTACGCCGAACGTCCAGACGCGGATGGCGAAACTACAAACCAACGAATGTCAGATTATCCCTGCGCCATCACCGGTACAGTTTGACGAAATCAAGAAGAATAAAGACCTGACGCTGCATGCCGTTGAGGCGCTGAACGTTGGTTATCTGGCCTTCAATACTGAGAAAAAACCATTTGATAACGTGCTGGTGCGCCAGGCGCTGAACTACGCTACCGATAAGCAGGCAATTGTGAAGGCCGTCTTCCTCGGTTCGGCGAAAGTGGCAAAATCACCGATCCCGCCAAATATGATGGGGTTTAACCCGGATCTGAAGGATTACGCGTACGATCCGGAGAAAGCGAAAGCACTGTTGAAACAGGCCGGGCAGGAGAACGGGTTTGAAGTAACGCTCTGGTCGATGCCGGTGCAGCGGCCGTATAACCCCAACTCGCGACGCATTGCTGAGATGATTCAAAGCGACTGGGCAAAAGTGGGCGTGAAGGCGAAGATCGTCTCTTACGAGTGGGGCGAATACCTTTCCGGTATGCGTAAAGGCGAGCATGACAGCGCGCTGTTTGGCTGGATGTCGGATAACGGCGATCCGGACAACTTTGCTGATGTACTGCTGGGCTGCAACAGCATCAAAACCGGATCGAATGCCGCGCGCTGGTGCGATAAAGAGTATGATTCACTGGTCCAGAAAGCGAAGCTGACCAGTAAACCGGAAGCGCGCGTGAAGCTCTACCAGCAGGCGCAGGAGATCTATTATCAGCAGGCACCGTGGATTGCGCTGGCAAACGGCAAGACATTCTATGCCACGCGCAGTAACGTGACCGGTTACAGCGTCAGCCTGATGGGCAGTGATTTTTCAAAAGCAAAACTGAATTAA
- a CDS encoding GntR family transcriptional regulator — translation MPGMEKTQHLSLTTQVERGLKDKLSIGALRPGARLITKNIAQELGISITPVREALLRLVSSSALAIAPAQAFMVPDITIARFSEIIHIRCELEGMAVMTAAGEITPERMDILHALLADYQQAHESGTIEDRLLANRALRFKIYQFANMPTLVEMIEQLWVRMGPSLHFLYDRAMPDAYQHNVGHYQELLRVMAAGNKDASRHCLIDLINKNVAIIKQQYHH, via the coding sequence ATGCCTGGTATGGAAAAAACGCAACATTTAAGTCTGACTACACAAGTTGAAAGAGGACTAAAAGATAAATTAAGCATTGGTGCTTTACGTCCTGGCGCCAGGCTTATCACCAAAAATATCGCGCAGGAGTTGGGGATCAGTATCACCCCGGTTCGGGAAGCGTTGCTACGTCTGGTTTCTTCAAGCGCATTGGCTATCGCGCCCGCGCAGGCGTTTATGGTACCGGATATCACGATAGCGAGGTTTAGCGAGATTATCCACATCCGTTGTGAGCTGGAAGGCATGGCGGTAATGACGGCGGCGGGTGAGATCACGCCAGAACGGATGGATATTCTGCATGCGCTTCTGGCGGACTATCAGCAGGCCCACGAGAGCGGTACGATAGAAGACCGGTTGTTGGCAAACCGGGCTTTACGCTTCAAAATTTATCAGTTTGCCAATATGCCCACGCTTGTCGAAATGATTGAACAGCTTTGGGTACGCATGGGGCCGAGCCTGCATTTTCTCTATGACAGGGCGATGCCTGACGCGTATCAGCATAACGTCGGGCATTATCAGGAATTGTTGCGCGTCATGGCGGCAGGAAATAAAGACGCCAGCCGTCATTGCTTAATTGACCTTATTAATAAAAATGTAGCGATAATTAAGCAGCAATATCATCATTAA